Proteins encoded together in one Lathyrus oleraceus cultivar Zhongwan6 chromosome 5, CAAS_Psat_ZW6_1.0, whole genome shotgun sequence window:
- the LOC127082582 gene encoding uncharacterized protein LOC127082582, with amino-acid sequence MENNLPVLSKRVWSLVRLAFIMTRKGISKGKLMMNLNMILKRHTKLAGKTVANLISHHPNHGGSTSNRHSHQFTYSREYEFSCSNTPNHFFSTGKRHHSHKHNAQAPPTHDDEVTTMKAMLEILNNDQPIVETSPGFPLRDDDQVDKAAEDFIKRFYSQLRSQD; translated from the coding sequence ATGGAAAACAATCTACCTGTCCTATCAAAGAGAGTGTGGAGTCTTGTACGTCTTGCCTTTATCATGACGAGAAAAGGAATATCAAAGGGTAAACTAATGATGAACTTAAACATGATACTCAAACGCCACACCAAGCTTGCCGGAAAAACCGTTGCCAATTTAATATCCCACCATCCCAACCATGGTGGCTCCACCTCAAACCGCCACTCCCACCAATTCACTTACTCAAGGGAGTACGAATTCAGCTGTAGCAACACTCCTAACCACTTCTTCTCAACAGGGAAGCGTCATCACAGCCATAAGCACAATGCTCAAGCGCCACCTACGCATGACGATGAGGTGACGACTATGAAGGCAATGTTGGAGATACTTAACAATGATCAACCAATTGTAGAAACGTCTCCAGGTTTCCCATTAAGAGATGATGATCAAGTTGATAAAGCAGCTGAAGATTTCATAAAAAGGTTTTACAGTCAACTGAGGAGTCAAGATTGA